A single region of the Sus scrofa isolate TJ Tabasco breed Duroc chromosome 16, Sscrofa11.1, whole genome shotgun sequence genome encodes:
- the LOC100512568 gene encoding rRNA/tRNA 2'-O-methyltransferase fibrillarin-like protein 1 yields MKSAVSARGGGSGGRGGGGWGGGWGGGRGGGGGGKGAGGNSGGQGGKGGFGARTRGFGGGRGRGRGGGDGRDRGGGGQRRGSGKSKNRRRKGAHVVSVEPHRHEGVFIYRGAEDALVTLNMVPGQSVYGERRVTVTEGGVKQEYRTWNPFRSKLAAAILGGVDQIHIKPKSKVLYLGAASGTTVSHVSDIIGPDGLVYAVEFSHRAGRDLVNVAKKRTNIIPVLEDARHPLKYRMLIGMVDVIFADVAQPDQSRIVALNAHTFLRNGGHFLISIKANCIDSTASAEAVFASEVKKLQQENLKPQEQLTLEPYERDHAVVVGVYRPLPKSGSK; encoded by the coding sequence ATGAAGTCTGCAGTGAGCGCGCGCGGGGGCGGATCCGGCGGCCGCGGGGGTGGCGGCTGGGGCGGCGGCTGGGGCGGAGGGAGAGGCGGCGGAGGAGGGGGCAAGGGAGCAGGAGGCAACAGCGGCGGCCAGGGAGGCAAGGGCGGCTTCGGAGCGCGGACGCGAGGCTTTGGCGGCGGCCGGGGCCGGGGGCGTGGTGGCGGAGACGGCAGGGACCGCGGGGGCGGCGGGCAGCGGCGCGGCTCTGGCAAGAGCAAGAACCGCCGCAGGAAGGGCGCCCACGTCGTGTCGGTGGAACCGCACCGGCACGAGGGCGTCTTCATCTACCGCGGGGCGGAGGATGCGCTGGTCACGCTGAACATGGTGCCAGGCCAGTCGGTATACGGTGAGCGGCGGGTCACGGTGACCGAGGGTGGCGTGAAACAGGAGTACCGCACGTGGAACCCGTTCCGCTCCAAGCTGGCCGCGGCCATACTGGGCGGGGTCGACCAGATTCACATCAAGCCCAAGTCCAAAGTCCTGTACCTGGGTGCTGCCTCGGGGACCACGGTCTCCCACGTCTCCGACATCATCGGCCCGGATGGCCTGGTCTACGCGGTCGAGTTTTCCCACCGCGCCGGCCGCGATCTCGTCAATGTGGCCAAGAAGCGAACCAACATCATCCCGGTCCTTGAAGATGCCCGGCACCCACTCAAGTATCGCATGTTAATTGGGATGGTGGACGTGATCTTTGCTGACGTGGCCCAGCCAGACCAGTCCCGCATCGTGGCTCTGAATGCCCACACCTTCCTGCGCAATGGGGGCCACTTCCTCATTTCCATCAAAGCCAACTGCATCGACTCCACCGCATCTGCCGAGGCGGTGTTTGCCTCTGAAGTGAAGAAGTTGCAGCAGGAGAATTTAAAGCCTCAAGAGCAGCTGACCCTGGAGCCCTATGAGAGGGACCACGCTGTGGTCGTTGGGGTCTATCGGCCCCTTCCCAAGAGTGGCAGCAAGTAG